The proteins below come from a single Gimesia alba genomic window:
- a CDS encoding outer membrane protein assembly factor BamB family protein: MKKLLIRFALLNSFACCAVMMTTGCESKDSATKPAPGTETELGGAAPLGEPEAGSTTAEAGVDVPDAKPEMKPGPALDPDGNPVETKPEPEKPKAETKPKAEPKPKAEPKPEKTSETKPAPAKAESKTAAAGKKGTITGDWAMWGGHPSRNMVNKTTGVSLNFKPGEGDEKGENINWVAKLGSQTYGNPVVANGQVYVGTNNGGKYRPQYEDDLGVVLCFDEKTGAFKWQLSREKLPQGRVNDWPEQGICAAPCVEGDRVWVVTNRCELMCLDADGFYDNENDGPYKDEKDTDKQDADIIWSLDMIEDLGVFPHNLATSSPVVHGDYVYLLTSNGVDEAHLEVPAPRAPCFLAVNKKTGEILWEDNSPFDQILHGQWSSPAIGEVNGKTQIYFPGGDGWLYAFSPEGDGDGNAKLIWKFDLNPKDSKWELGGRGTRNAIISTPVFKDNSVVLGVGQDPEHGEGVGHIYRIDATKTGDISPQISDGKDGWKDNPNSGQIWHYGGEDVDGKLTGKKGDLLFRRTMSTVAIDDGLVYAPDLSGFVHCLDFATGKRYWEYDMFAACWGSPMVVDGKVFIGNEDGMLIILKAGKEKKLLDEKTFNSSIYSTPTFANGKMFVSDRSQLYSIQVTEE, translated from the coding sequence ATGAAAAAGTTACTCATACGATTTGCTCTGCTCAACTCATTTGCATGTTGTGCAGTCATGATGACAACAGGTTGCGAGTCCAAAGACTCGGCGACGAAACCTGCTCCTGGAACGGAAACCGAATTAGGTGGCGCCGCTCCTTTGGGTGAACCAGAAGCAGGCTCGACTACCGCGGAAGCGGGAGTGGATGTTCCCGACGCGAAACCTGAAATGAAACCAGGCCCGGCTTTAGATCCTGACGGAAATCCGGTTGAAACCAAACCGGAACCAGAAAAGCCAAAAGCGGAAACAAAGCCCAAGGCGGAGCCCAAACCGAAGGCAGAACCCAAACCCGAAAAAACTTCAGAAACGAAGCCTGCTCCTGCCAAAGCAGAGAGCAAAACAGCGGCTGCCGGTAAAAAAGGAACCATCACTGGTGACTGGGCCATGTGGGGCGGCCATCCCTCCCGAAACATGGTCAATAAAACGACCGGCGTTTCTCTGAATTTCAAACCCGGTGAAGGGGACGAAAAGGGAGAGAACATTAACTGGGTCGCTAAACTGGGCTCACAAACTTACGGAAACCCCGTTGTTGCGAATGGACAGGTTTACGTGGGAACCAACAATGGTGGAAAGTACCGTCCCCAGTACGAAGACGACTTGGGGGTCGTACTCTGCTTCGACGAAAAGACAGGTGCTTTCAAATGGCAGTTGTCTCGTGAAAAACTTCCCCAGGGTCGTGTCAATGACTGGCCGGAACAGGGTATCTGTGCTGCTCCCTGTGTCGAAGGAGATCGTGTCTGGGTTGTCACGAATCGTTGTGAACTGATGTGTCTGGATGCAGATGGGTTTTACGACAACGAAAACGACGGTCCTTATAAAGACGAAAAAGATACTGATAAACAAGACGCAGATATCATCTGGTCGCTGGATATGATTGAAGACCTGGGCGTCTTCCCGCACAACCTGGCAACCAGTTCGCCTGTGGTTCACGGTGATTACGTTTATCTGCTCACCTCAAACGGCGTTGACGAAGCACACCTGGAAGTCCCGGCACCTCGTGCTCCCTGCTTCCTGGCTGTCAACAAAAAGACAGGAGAGATTCTCTGGGAAGACAACTCTCCCTTCGATCAGATTCTGCACGGTCAATGGTCTTCACCTGCGATTGGCGAAGTGAATGGCAAGACGCAAATCTACTTCCCCGGTGGAGACGGCTGGTTGTACGCTTTCTCTCCTGAAGGAGACGGCGATGGAAATGCCAAGCTGATCTGGAAGTTCGACCTGAACCCCAAAGACTCAAAATGGGAACTGGGGGGACGTGGTACACGAAATGCGATCATCAGTACGCCTGTCTTTAAAGACAACAGCGTTGTACTGGGTGTGGGGCAAGACCCTGAGCACGGCGAAGGCGTCGGTCACATTTATCGAATTGATGCGACGAAAACCGGCGACATCAGCCCACAGATTTCTGATGGTAAAGATGGCTGGAAAGATAACCCGAACTCAGGCCAGATCTGGCACTACGGTGGTGAAGACGTTGACGGCAAGCTGACCGGTAAAAAAGGTGACTTGTTATTCCGACGAACGATGTCCACTGTCGCGATTGACGACGGACTGGTTTATGCTCCTGACCTCAGTGGATTCGTGCACTGCCTCGATTTCGCAACCGGGAAGCGTTACTGGGAATACGACATGTTCGCAGCCTGCTGGGGTTCTCCCATGGTTGTTGACGGAAAAGTCTTTATCGGAAACGAAGATGGAATGTTGATTATTCTCAAGGCCGGCAAGGAAAAGAAACTGCTGGACGAGAAGACTTTTAATTCTTCAATCTACAGCACACCCACCTTTGCCAACGGCAAGATGTTTGTGTCTGACCGATCTCAACTCTACTCGATCCAAGTTACTGAAGAGTAA
- a CDS encoding dolichyl-phosphate beta-glucosyltransferase, whose protein sequence is MSASIIVIPCFNEEKRLEVLQFRKHAITHPNHQFLFVNDGSSDRTALILDDLKAAAPDAFDVLHLPQNQGKAEAVRQGMLQAMHAEVDYAGFWDADLATPLDMIPEFAAQLDQTPQLSMVIGARVKLLGRQIERQRLRHYLGRTFATAASIVLKLPIYDSQCGAKLFRVTPECETLFATPFLTNWIFDVELLARARQLEKFYQCPALEETVYELPLPRWMDVAGSKVKPHDFLKAFFELSSIYWNYLRPSIKAPFAELAAASAREETRKAA, encoded by the coding sequence ATGTCAGCCTCGATTATTGTCATCCCCTGCTTCAATGAAGAAAAGCGATTAGAGGTTCTGCAGTTTCGCAAGCATGCGATCACGCACCCGAACCATCAGTTTTTATTCGTAAATGATGGCAGCAGCGACCGGACCGCATTGATTCTGGACGACCTGAAAGCGGCGGCCCCTGATGCATTTGATGTGCTGCACCTGCCTCAGAATCAAGGCAAAGCGGAAGCCGTCCGGCAGGGCATGTTGCAGGCGATGCATGCAGAAGTTGACTACGCAGGCTTCTGGGATGCAGATCTGGCGACGCCGTTGGATATGATTCCGGAGTTTGCTGCTCAACTGGATCAGACTCCTCAGCTCTCAATGGTCATCGGAGCGCGGGTCAAACTTCTGGGCAGGCAGATTGAACGACAACGGTTGCGACACTATCTGGGCCGGACGTTTGCGACCGCAGCCTCGATCGTTTTGAAACTTCCCATTTATGATTCTCAATGCGGGGCGAAACTGTTCCGCGTAACGCCGGAATGTGAGACACTCTTTGCCACTCCGTTTCTCACCAACTGGATTTTCGATGTGGAACTTTTGGCGCGGGCACGCCAGCTGGAAAAATTCTATCAATGCCCGGCTCTGGAAGAAACCGTTTACGAACTTCCCCTGCCCCGCTGGATGGACGTCGCTGGTTCGAAAGTCAAACCGCATGATTTCCTGAAAGCATTTTTCGAGCTGAGTTCGATTTACTGGAACTATCTCAGGCCGTCGATCAAAGCCCCATTTGCAGAACTAGCCGCTGCATCGGCGAGAGAAGAGACTCGCAAAGCTGCTTAA